One Helianthus annuus cultivar XRQ/B chromosome 12, HanXRQr2.0-SUNRISE, whole genome shotgun sequence genomic region harbors:
- the LOC110893359 gene encoding cysteine-rich and transmembrane domain-containing protein B-like, giving the protein MGGPSNAAPEANPPQASYAPPQPPVGFDNPILTYPGPSGYNPYENPSGYPSDYVSQDPYLTAVQYHHLYPSTYPPMHPAGYPVQGYQYPPYQPPPPQQLHQQQQTQEILERLDKVENKARKNKERHTSFMKGLANLIKGKKK; this is encoded by the coding sequence ATGGGTGGGCCCTCAAACGCGGCACCGGAGGCTAATCCTCCGCAAGCTTCTTATGCACCACCTCAGCCGCctgtgggttttgataacccaatcctgACGTACCCAGGTCCTTCCGGGTACAATCCTTATGAGAACCCATCGGGGTACCCCTCGGACTATGTATCTCAAGACCCGTACCTTACGGCTGTGCAGTATCACCACCTCTATCCTTCTACTTACCCTCCTATGCATCCAGCTGGATACCCGGTTCAGGGTTACCAGTACCCGCCGTACCAGCCACCTCCTCCCCAGCAGCTACATCAACAGCAACAAACACAAGAAATTCTAGAGAGGCTAGATAAGGTTGAGAACAAGGCTAGGAAGAACAAGGAAAGGCATACTAGTTTCATGAAAGGCCTTGCGAACCTTATCAAAGGGAAGAAGAAGTAG